One Brassica napus cultivar Da-Ae chromosome A1, Da-Ae, whole genome shotgun sequence genomic region harbors:
- the LOC125575825 gene encoding 14-3-3-like protein GF14 epsilon produces MFTNHMITNLCYVADMTKSMRKVCEYEIELTDVERELLAIGYKNVMTTKRASLRALSSIEEKEDSKGNKQNVKLINKKLEIVKHEFFSVCNDILSLIDSHLIPSTTNVESTVYYYAMKANYFRYMAEFGSDAEREGAADNSLEAYKIAMETAEGGLSPTNMVRLGLALNFSIFNYGILKSTESACKLAKKAYDEAISELDGADKQSYEDTMFIVEILRDNISVWTDGSNIHKR; encoded by the exons ATGTTTACAAATCACATGATTACAAACTTATGTTACGTGGCAGATATGACGAAATCGATGAGAAAAGTATGTGAGTATGAAATAGAGCTAACTGACGTAGAGAGAGAACTACTAGCAATTGGCTACAAAAATGTGATGACGACTAAGAGAGCATCATTGAGAGCATTATCTTCCATTGAAGAAAAGGAAGACTCCAAAGGAAACAAGCAAAACGTGAAATTGATTAATAAAAAGCTAGAGATAGTTAAACATGAGTTTTTCAGTGTTTGTAATGACATTTTGTCTCTCATTGATTCTCATCTCATTCCATCAACTACCAATGTCGAGTCAACCGTTTATTACTACGCAAT GAAAGCAAATTATTTTCGATATATGGCAGAGTTTGGTTCTGATGCTGAACGTGAAGGAGCTGCAGATAATTCTCTCGAGGCATATAAG ATTGCAATGGAAACGGCAGAGGGTGGTTTATCGCCAACGAATATGGTTAGACTTGGCTTGGCTTTGAACTTCTCGATTTTCAACTATGGGATCCTTAAATCTACTGAAAG tGCGTGTAAATTGGCTAAAAAGGCTTACGACGAAGCAATCTCTGAACTTGACGGTGCTGACAAGCAGTCGTACGAAGATACCATGTTTATCGTAGAGATACTTCGAGACAATATTTCCGTGTGGACAGACGGTAGTAATATACATAAGAGATAA
- the BNAC06G38710D gene encoding uncharacterized hydrolase YugF produces the protein MTGCFSFSEVIEGAYRYGFKRSGIRPVTIDLKDGTVVHFWVSKTRDESKPNLLLIHGLGASAIWQWYDVARRLSPHFNLFIPDLVFFGGSSTTRPERSDVFQAQTLMRALEAQSVKRFSLVGLSYGGFVGYRMASMYGDAVEKVVICCAAVCVEENDMRDGVFAVSDLDEASKILVPESVKKLRELIGYIFYKPALARLVPPCLLHDFIEHALTRENVKEKRELIKDIPKDRIVSEIPKLTQPTLIIWGEHDRVFPLVMGKRLKQHLGDNGKLVVIERTGHIFNFEKPKTYVKHLKSFLMQTKQQVPVSNGSVKS, from the exons ATGACAGGTTGCTTCAGCTTCTCTGAAGTAATAGAAGGGGCTTACAGATACGGGTTCAAAAGATCCGGTATACGACCCGTAACCATCGACTTGAAAGACGGAACCGTGGTCCATTTCTGGGTATCCAAGACCCGAGACGAGTCCAAACCCAACCTCCTCCTCATCCACGGACTCGGAGCTTCTGCCATCTGGCAATGGTACGACGTCGCACGACGCCTCTCTCCTCATTTCAACCTCTTCATCCCCGACCTCGTTTTCTTCGGCGGATCCTCCACGACCCGACCCGAAAGATCCGACGTTTTCCAGGCCCAGACGCTTATGCGGGCCTTAGAGGCCCAGTCCGTGAAACGTTTCAGCCTCGTCGGTCTTAGCTACGGCGGGTTCGTCGGTTACCGAATGGCGTCGATGTACGGAGACGCCGTTGAGAAGGTGGTGATATGCTGCGCCGCCGTGTGCGTGGAGGAGAATGACATGAGGGACGGCGTTTTCGCCGTCTCGGATCTTGATGAAGCTTCCAAGATTCTCGTGCCGGAGTCTGTGAAGAAGCTACGGGAACTTATCGGTTACATCTTCTACAAGCCGGCGTTGGCGAGACTGGTTCCTCCTTGTCTGCTCCATGATTTCATCGAACAT GCATTGACCAGAGAAAATGTTAAAGAAAAGAGGGAGTTGATCAAAGACATACCAAAAGATAGAATAGTCTCCGAAATTCCAAAGCTCACACAG CCAACTTTGATTATATGGGGAGAGCATGATCGAGTGTTTCCATTGGTGATGGGTAAGAGACTTAAACAGCACTTAGGAGATAATGGGAAGCTTGTTGTCATCGAAAGAACTGGTCATatctttaattttgaaaaacctAAAACTTATGTTAAACATCTGAAGTCTTTTCTTATGCAGACTAAACAACAGGTTCCTGTCTCTAACGGATCTGTTAAGTCTTAA
- the LOC106357329 gene encoding probable protein phosphatase 2C 17, with protein sequence MTDEKIVLGQKSRSSKGKPDGEIKFGYSLMKGKAKHPLEDYHVAKLINVEGNELGLFAIFDGHKGDQVAAYLQKHLFSNILKDGEFLVDPRRTIVKAYENTDKAILSDTSSDLWSGGSTAVTAILINGKVMWIANVGDSRAIVSRRGKATQISVDHDPNTDAERSMIESKGGFVTNRPGDVARVNGILAVSRTFGDKDLKAFMNREPDIKDVKIDSHTEILILASDGISKVMANQEAVDIALKFKDPKKAAKQLVVGALKRNSKDDISCIVVRFK encoded by the exons ATGACTGACGAAAAG ATTGTACTAGGACAAAAATCTCGTTCTAGTAAAGGAAAACCCGATGGAGAAATCAAGTTTGGATATAGTTTAATGAAGGGGAAGGCTAAGCATCCATTGGAGGATTATCATGTTGCTAAGCTCATCAACGTCGAAGGCAATGAACTTGGTTTATTTGCAATCTTTGATGGTCATAAAGGTGATCAAGTAGCTGCTTATTTGCAGAAACATCTCTTCTCCAACATCCTTAAAGAT GGAGAGTTCTTGGTTGATCCTCGAAGAACGATAGTAAAAGCTTATGAGAATACAGACAAAGCGATTTTGTCGGATACTAGTTCGGATTTATGGAGTGGTGGTTCAACCGCAGTGACTGCTATTTTGATAAATGGGAAGGTTATGTGGATAGCTAATGTGGGTGATTCAAGAGCCATTGTGTCTCGTAGAGGTAAAGCAACGCAGATAAGTGTTGATCATGATCCTAATACTGATGCTGAAAGGAGTATGATCGAGAGTAAAGGTGGATTTGTAACCAACAGGCCag GTGATGTTGCTCGAGTGAATGGTATATTAGCTGTGTCTCGTACCTTTGGTGATAAGGACCTCAAAGCGTTTATGAATAGAGAGCCTGACATTAAGGATGTCAAAATTGATAGCCACACAGAGATTCTTATTTTGGCTagtgacggtatttcaaaggTGATGGCAAACCAAGAAGCAGTTGACATAGCTTTGAAGTTTAAAGATCCAAAGAAAGCGGCTAAACAACTAGTTGTTGGAGCATTGAAAAGAAACAGTAAAGATGACATATCTTGCATTGTTGTCCGGTTTAAATAG
- the LOC106354569 gene encoding multifunctional methyltransferase subunit TRM112 homolog B-like — MRLIVHNMLTCNIKGVVNKFPLRIEAEKVIKKEVDFNPDFLRHMLAKIEWKALVDGARSMGYTELPGHAPALESDESFLRKFHHALLELHLEEGSLVCQETGRKFPVEKGVPNMLLHEDEV; from the coding sequence ATGAGGTTGATAGTGCACAATATGTTGACTTGCAACATCAAGGGAGTGGTCAACAAGTTCCCTCTCCGGATCGAAGCCGAGAAGGTGATCAAGAAGGAGGTTGACTTCAACCCTGATTTTCTCAGACACATGCTGGCCAAGATCGAGTGGAAGGCTCTGGTGGACGGTGCACGCTCCATGGGGTACACCGAGCTTCCTGGTCACGCACCGGCGCTAGAATCCGACGAATCGTTCCTCAGGAAGTTCCACCACGCGTTGCTCGAGCTCCACCTCGAGGAAGGCTCGCTCGTATGCCAAGAAACCGGTAGAAAGTTTCCAGTCGAGAAAGGAGTCCCAAACATGCTTCTCCACGAGGACGAAGTTTAA